The genomic stretch aatagatttttttttgtattttttaaaatagatttttcaaaatattacaaatttttttattttcgttttttttaaaataaaacactaattttgacatcctagaaCATAAACATGGATtaatgaagaccaaaacttactcaaaatcacaattttttcaaaaagttgtatttcaaaaataatttttatgaaaatttatttgaaatagcttcaaaattaagtgattttttgaaattttgatatccaatttctTTTTCCATagatagatgaaatacctaaaatcacattttaagaataactattcaaacaaaattttcatttgaagcttttataaaaagtttcttagtaaatttttttcacaaaattttgtaacactataaaaatcatttttaaaaaaagccaaaacaaacgggcctcATATAAttaaaggaaatttctttattaACCTCTCAACTTTTTTGGACACCCGCGGCAAAAATACCAAAATGCCTTTATATTTCGGAAATACAactccgaaatcactttttttttgaaaaaaatttatttcagaagtgcacttccgaaaacacaaaaaaaaggtattttcggagatgcatttccgaaatcacatttttttttggAGAAGAGTGTCTTCagagatgtatttccgaattcacccccttgaaatatttcggagatgcacttccaaaaTATTGTCTGATACATAAAATATACATTAAAGTGAATCATATTTGGGATATTAATATTCCAAATatctatttaatataataaagtaaaaggaatattaattattttataatataatatatacagTAACATTTAATTGATCGATTAATTTACCAATGATATATTTGGGATATTAAGATTCTTTTATTTTACATGTATTTTTGGTTTTTAGTTGAATATACGGTTTatcacctttattttatttagtttgtgttttaatttgtgtgttaatatatattaacatttaattgatcgattaatttatcaatgacatatttggaatattaatattattttattttacgatGTATTTTTGGTTGAATGTACGATTTATCACCTTTATCTTATTTAGTTTGTGTTTTAATTTCGATTAATTtaccaatgacatatttggaatattaatattcatcacctttattttatttagtttgtgtTTTAACTTTGATTAATTTATCAATGATATATTTAGAatattaatattcttttattttataatgtatttttgttttttgatacGGTTTATCATCTTTATAAACCGTACATTCAACCAAAAACTAAAAATACATTGGTAAATATGTcattggtgtaagtattggtgtaaaaAATGgttgtaagaatagcattactcaatAAGAGTAATAGAAACATTCTCCATTGACTCACTAAGAATGACAATCCCCAAGTCTACGTCCAAAAAGACAAATAGAAACGTTGTCCCGCTaacatttaattatatttctttttgaaaaaattgaatgGCTTAGAAAACACTTTGAAAACATGATAATgttctatttttgaaaataaatttaacaaaaatattCAAAGTCTTCGTCATGCATACAAATCTAACTTAGTTGTCAATACAACTACCAACCATACACCGATTTAAAACTGTCCTACCGTTCGAATAGTTGAACCGGTCAAAATGAAAAACAGATAGATAATTTGAATGGTAGAATATTTCAATCAAACAGTtggttttaaataatatttattcaatataaaaatattaagagaGTGTAACATATATAtggaaaaaaagaagataaaaaaagtttaataaacACAAACAATAAATTTAGTTTacatattttaaaacttttttagaTGGTGTTGTTTTTTAGAACTTTTTAAGGAACTAGTAATTGAGTTCAACTCAATTTAATACTTATATACCATTTTAGAGATTGATTATGTGACACAATTATTCAATTTTATACAAATCATTCATGTGATTCAACTATGACTTAATACGTGATCTTATCACAATGATGGTCCCTCCCTCACTAAAAAAAGGACATATCCTTAATTATCAATACAAAAATGTTTAAAGGGGATAAAAAACTTTTTAAgaccattaaaaataaaataaaaaaacatataagtAACgtgtcatttaaaaaaaaattgacaagtaattaatttataataaaaaaatataaaaaatacaattaaaactgTTGAAATTTTAAATAAGGGAATTAATTTTGTGACTAAGGTAAAATATGAAgagcaaaattataattaaaatctataatgacatttaaaaaaattaatgatactTTTTATTCTAAAAAAACATAGATATCATAAGACAAATAGACAAAATTGTATATTCAAGTTTATTCAATATTCAGATAAGTAATTTTCAATACATAATAAGGAGAgtataaaaaaacatatttaactaaTCAGATGCCCTTTTGTTCTAGATTGTCCATAAGGCTCGTACTTCAAGACCCAATAGCCAGCACTATTAGGAAAGGCACAAAGAACAGGTACAACGTCACTCATGCATGAATAACATACTTCTGACCTCCTGTCAACTTCCCATCGTCAAATCTAATCAGAGAATGTCCCACACGAAACACGAGATTAAGTGGAAACACTTTTAATTGTCTTCCATATATAAAGATCCGAGTATTTTATTCATTCTCACACTTTATTCATGCATGAAGATCCTAGTATTTTATTCACTCTCACACTTTTATTACTTCTCATTTTTCGAATGACTTGGGCATTGAAGTGTTAACCTTACATGCCTATCTCGTTTCTTCGTATAGAAAGTACACTCCACCGCACCTAAAACATATTTCCCTCTGTCATCAACTATTTCTTGTTCCTGCACGAAACAATGATGTTGTAAGTGGGAATCTTACCTCTAattcccaaataattccacaagaAACCACCGTCTCTTCACCTCTATTCAAAAAACATATGACCTCTTTCTCGTTCAAATCATTGATCTCCCCCATGCACGAATCCTTAATCAAACTCGTGAAACAATGGCAACATTGAAAGTTACTCgatcaacaactcaacacaacaCCGTCACTGCAACCACTATAATAATCAATGTTCTTGCTTTCACGAGGGAGACTTTGCTTCCTTCTACGGTAGAGGACGATCTTGTCCTGGTGACTACACTTTGTGATCCCACACCATAAAATACAACCCCTCTAACAATCGGCCAAGGCACATTCCAAGTTCTCTCGAATTTTCCTGTATTTTCAACAACCACTCCAAGGCCAGACCTCGAAGGAACCTCCATTGCAATCTTTTATTCTTGAACAAGAGATGCTTCAAAGACACCAATATTTGCAAGCCAGTCTATGTATGTAAGGGCTACCTATCTGCTCGACATTGTCTATAAACCGAGTGCAACAACAAAATTCACACTTAATAGCTACAAGAGTACTTAGAATCAAAAAAATTTAAGTATGGTCCACCAAAGGACCATCTTGTACGCAAGGATGCCATGCACAAAAATCAATAAGTTGAACAAGAACCAGTCCGTGTTGATACCCTCTCCCCGCGTAGAGCGTTACATATATCCTCATATTGTACTCGATATCGAGAACATCATACCATTCTTTTTTTGACACCCTCTCACCTAAGTAGTAGTAAAAGTAAAGGAACAAACAATTGACTAAATTATTGGATAATTAAAAGAGAAATGCTCCTTTGACACTACATTATACACCCACACCGTATTTTATACAATAAATACctactaataattttttaaataattttttatcatattttgatATACGTGCAACACTAAAGTATCTGTATGCATATGGTGTAATTGGCCTAAGGTGTACAAAATTGGTGTAAACATAGCAATGCTCTATTTAAAAATGGACTGAGACCATATTGCAAGTTACACGGGAATCTAGGGCTAGAAAGGGTATCCAACTTAATCAATCTCTTAACTAGGGCTAAACCCTAAATCAATTATGAAGAACTCCTGACAAAGATGGTAAAGAAATTTTGGAGAGCAAAAAACTTCCTTTACCAAATAGGGGTTTCTTATCGTGGCTTCCTTGAAGTAGGTATCTGCCCAATCTTGTAGAGTTTTCTCCCTTCAAGTCTTTAGGAGAgtaaacaaagaaaaaatgacttgAGGTCCCCTGTCTCCATTGTCCTAATGACAATTGTCGTCTCACTCTAGTCTCCGACCGTTTCCTACCTGGATCGACAAAATGAGGTATTATCGTTTCCATAAGTGACATGGACACAACATTGATGAATGTGTCCATTTGAAGGACGCAATCGAAGAACTAATTAAGAACGGGAGGCTCACTCGATACACCCAAGAAGGTGGTAGAAAAAAAGatcaagaaagaaagaaagaacacaACAATCGAGACGAGTCGTGAAAAAAGAAACAATTCCCCCGTCACAAAAATGAATCTCTTAAGAAAACCATAGAGTAGTGAGTGTGGCCAAAGGGAAGAAGGATAGCAgcaatgaagatgaagaagactgAAAGGGGCAACGTCAGTGCATTACTTCCATTAATAGAGGTCCTCCTAGGTCAAGGGACTCATACAAAGGCACCACTAAAAGAAGAATTCATGGGCTAATGACAATCAACAACTGAATTCTCTTGTGTCACATTTCGAGTTCCTAGGCAAGAATTGTTCATCTTATAATTACTTCCAACACAAAAAAGAACTACCATGAGTATAAGCACGGGATTGGGATTTCAACCATCACCTTACTTCACCATATATGGGGTCACAATCAAAAGCACGATGATGCGCTCTGATATAAGTCTGAGCCTTGTGTTCTTGCTTGAAATCATCTACAATAGTAGGATTCGTCAAGGGCTCAGTAGGAAACGTGAAACCTCTAACAAACTCCCTAAGAGTGAGGCTATGAGCCACCCTTTTACTGTCGACCATAGTTGATTCCTTTAAATATTCCATCATCACATTCCCAAGATACGCTAATAAAGGCAGAATAAGTacaaaagagaaagagaattcaGGTTATTACCTTGAAAGAGATGAATTTGATGATTAATGTATGACAAGATTCACCAGAAGAAATGGTACAAAGACATCGTGGCCAATGAGAAATTGTTGACAAAGGCAATTGGCACCTGCAGAAAATAAGGGAAGAACTGTTAAAGTCTCACAAATGGTGAAAAAGGGGATATTAATCCAAGAACCCTTTATATATTTTTCAGACAATCATACAATATATGACAATAGGAGTTGGGAAGTGTGACTATGCTGCCAACCGTCGTGCTCGCATCAAACTATTCATAATACTCGAGTACCCTAAGATTGAGGTCAAATTTATACCACTCGCGTTGACCAGGGCGGACTTGAAACCCACTTTATAAAAGCCTTGTTCTAGAAAGCAGGAATAAGGGCTTAGGGGGACGACTCTTTTGGACTGCTCACATGGCCCAATAACAAGTACTATGAGTACTATGAGGAATGGCGCGAGGAATACATACAACCTAACTCAAGCTCGGAGCTcgtaattttgacatcctatcaACTTTCCACCGTTAGATCTAATTGGACAGTGATATACACAAAATGCCGAATTAATGAAAAGCGGTTCTAACCGTGTTCCACATATAAAGCTCTATATGCGTCAAGTTCCATGTATTCTATTCACTCTCACATTCTAACTACTTCCCATTCTCCCCTGACTTGAGAATTGGATAGTTAACCTTGCAAGTACAACTCGCTTCGCCGTATTGGATATACGCTTTGCCGCATCTGAACTTTGTCTAATTTTGCCATTAACTATTTTTTGTTACTGCACGGAACGCCCTTTTTGTAAGACAGTGGAAAAAAACTTgaattttgtgaaattttaaaataaaaaaatatagaataaattaaaataacattaactatttcttttatgGCTTTTGAAACTATTTCATaatatatatttgtgttttcATATTTCACTTACTAATATTTATTGCAACAAAAAGGACCGTCTGAGGACTAAGTCTACCGAACCTGTCTTATAAATAAAGGAAACACTGAAGTCacaattccaagaaaatattaACCAAATTTCACTTTCAAAACACTCTTGTAAGTTTGTGAATGAAAATGATGAAGCATGTGTTAATGATTAATGCATTAACCATGATGGTAGGAATAGCTGCACTTGCAGCTGATACCTGCAATGATATTATTCACACTTGTGGAGATGTTGAAATTCCATACCCGTTTGCCATATACAACAACAACCCGGATTGTTTCTCCCATCGACAATTACTTAAGCTCTACTGCAACAAATCCAAAATTTATGCGGGTAAGAACTTGCAAGTATTAAATATAAACATCTCCAAATCTCAAATCGAATGGTTGTTGGATGTCTCCAAGTATTGTGGTAAGGATAATGTTAATAATTATGAAAACACGCTTACCACAGCTTCTTATACCATTTCAAGCAAAGATAACAAGTTCATAACTGTTGGTAATAACAGTTACGGTTATCTTAACAGTTTCAGTGATGATGGCGGTAAATATTCAACAGGTTGCTTAACAAGATCTTTTGGTGATCCAAGAGACATTGATAATGGAACATGTTCGGGTATAGGGTGTTGCCAAGTTGACATTCCTCCTCGAATGACCAATATAAGTGTACAAGCTTACAATTTTAACAAATCATCCGAATCTTGTAGCTACTCGTTTGTTGTAAAGAATGATAGCTATACTTTTTCTTCCACTCATTTATCAAAAGGTTTACCTCAAAGGGAATTTCCTGCGGTTTTTGACTGGACCATTGGTGACGAAAACTGCTCTTCTGCCAAGAATAATGGAGTCAACTATGGGTGCAAGAGCAATAGCCACTGTGATGACAAGGATACATATTTTGGTTATCGATGCAAATGCAATCCAGGCTATGAAGGAAATCCTTATAATCCCATTGGCTGCACAGGTTAATTTTTTACTGCAATTTTTACAATTTTTGTTCGAGAAATTCTTATGTACTTGTCACAAAAAGTTGGATAGAGTTAcccaattttttgtttttcttatttcaGTTGATCTTTACTATCACTATGCTAGCGTTGATTGAAGTTCTGAAATTCAGTAGTTTAACCATTTTTTATTGCAATTTTtacaatttttgtttttcttatttcaaTTGATCTCTGTTATCACTATGCTCTtatttcaatttttgtttttctttttctttgtgggTTTACAGACATTGACGAATGTGAAATCGGCCCACATGAATGCAAAACTAAAGAAAATTGTAGGAACACTGATGGGAATCACACATGTTTTTGTCCAAAGGGGTCTTCTGGAGATGGAACATTGAAAGGAGGGTGTCAACAAAATTTAAATACAATAGTACTTCCTATTGTCCTTGGTAAGCAGCAAAACACACCTAATTTTATGTGTGTTCATTTTTTTCCCTCTAAATCTTATGTGTTATGCTACTCATACTAGTTTGGAAAACAATCTAAATATTGGGTTCAATATATTTTGGATGCAGGAGCAGGAGCAGTATTTACTGTTCTATTTGCGGGGATAATTTTCTATTTACTAAACCAAAAAAGGAAACTTaacaaattgaaagaaaaattttATAAGCAGAATGGAGGTTCTATTTTGGAACAGAAACTTACCCAAAGACAAGACTCATCTCAAATAGctcatatttttaaagaaaatgaaCTGAGGAAAGCCACAAACAACTATGATGAGAGCTTAATCGTTGGTAGGGGAGGTTTTGGTACAGTTTTCAAAGGGGAACTAGAAGATAATAGAATCGTTGCTATCAAAAAGTCCAAAACAATAGATGAAAGCCAAGTCGAGCAATTCATTAATGAGGTGGATGTTGTCTCTCGAATAAATCACAGGAATGTGGTTAAACTGTTGGGATGCTGTCTAGAAACAGAAGTTCCTTTGTTGGTTTATGAATTTGTTAGCAATGGCACCCTTTCTGAATTTATACGCACAGAAATAGGTAAGGTGAATAATGTATCATGGAAAACTCGTCTTAAGATAGCAGCAGAGGTAGCTGGAGCTTTGTCATATCTACATTCAGCTGCCTCAGTACCTATTATCCACAGAGATGTCAAGAGCGATAACATTCTTTTAGATGAAACCAACACTGCGAAAGTATCTGATTTTGGAGCTTCAAGATTGGTTCCACTTGATCAAATAGAGGTAGCCACAATGGTGCAAGGAACTATTGGTTATTTAGATCCAGAGTATATGCAAACAAGCCAATTGACAGAGAAAAGTGATGTCTATAGCTTTGGAGTAGTTCTTGTGGAATTGTTAACAGGGGAGAAGCCTTTTTGTGCTGGTAGGCCGGAAGAGAGAAGAAGTTTTTCTATGTACTTTTTATCTTGCTTGAAAAAGGATAGTTTGCATGAAGTTATTCATGATGGTATGTGGAATGAAGAAAACAAACAAGAGATCAAGGAGGTTTCTGTTCTTGCGGCAAAGTGTTTGAGACTAAGAGGAGAGGAAAGACCAAGCATGAAGGAAGTGGCTATGGAATTGGAGGGACTGAGGTTAATGAATAAGCACTCTTGGATCAACGAAGACATAAATGTAGAGGAGAGTCGGTACTTGCTTCATGAATCATCTTCTAGAATTGATGAACTTGGTGATAGCAGCAAACAAGGAGATTATGGGTATGACAGCTTGAAAGATCATGTATTGATTGCCTTGGATGATGGAAGATGATTGTGAGACGACAAAATGCAGTTCCCACtcgttgttttagttttttttttcttgcatatttgattttataattcTGTTGTAATTTGATTGTTATATATTGATTGCCTTGGATGATGGAATAGTcgtaaaaatttaaatattgttattgttatataTGAGAACATTGAATGATTGAATATACTAATAGTAGTATGTGAATGTGACATTCAAAAGAGGGTTTGCAGACAATCGATATCGGTGGCGTAAATGTAAGGACGAACATTTTGCATTAGCTATGCAACCCAACCTAAACCAGAAAATTATGATATAGAAGCAACCAAGGAGGTAAATCAAAATAAGAAAATGTATAATTAATTTGTATAGTACCTGGCCACCGAGAGTGAAATTCAGATGGAAGAATAATAGAAGGATCGATATTGAACTGCAATGACTTCATAGAACATAATGATCTGCAAAGTAATAAATGATGCATCTTGTTATAAAGGATCCAGAAATTCATCAAAAcataagttattataattatacAACTACATCATAGTGAAATTACTTCAATAATTTGCTGAAATTTCATGTGGCAGGAAAACCCTAATATACAAAATGGATCATATCTTTACTTAGAAACTCGAGCATAGGGATTCAGAGTCTGAGATTCCAAAATCAGAATTCGTAGATCACACAATGCACAAAACTTTTATACTAGTCTTTAACTAAATCTAGAGTTGAGAATTCATGACGAAGAAGAAGAAATCGTTAGATAATGAAAAGATTGATTAGAAACGCAGAAAATCCTTATGAAGTTCCAAAAATGGATCCTCAAAGAGTTTAGACACGCACGTGTTAAGGCgggaagctttttttttttttttttttacttttttttaatttttgagaaattaaaattcttttttattACAGCTTCTCTGAAACTTCCGACAAAAAGTTATAAATGTTTCATAAATTTAGAGAAGTATCTCCGGACGTATAATTTTCACATAAAATAAGTGTTAATTGTTGAGCACCCCTCACTTTGTCAAACTTTAATTCGCAGATATATCTCTGAATTAACTCTTGTTTTCAAACTaagagatatttttgaaaaatgcatcttcgaaagTTTTTAATGTATATATAACGCACAACAGACTCTCCCTTTCTTCCttcattttttgaatatttttcttcCCCCATTGGAGCTCGTGAGCAACATTGTTCCAGTCAAATTTTCAAGAACCTATACTTCAATTTTATCAATCTCAACTCACTCCACATACAACATCATTATTCATCCTTATCAACTCTTGTTTGGATAAGTTTTTCATTTAACTTATTTTGATTTTGGATTAATGTATTAGGTAAAATAGTTTACTTTTAATGCATTAGGTAGTATTATAATTCGAAATAGGTAATTATATAGACATGCACTATGATTTTGATGCATTTTGGATTGTTAGGGCAATATTAGGAACTGATTCTACCACTGAAGCAAAACACGA from Vicia villosa cultivar HV-30 ecotype Madison, WI linkage group LG4, Vvil1.0, whole genome shotgun sequence encodes the following:
- the LOC131596233 gene encoding putative wall-associated receptor kinase-like 16, which translates into the protein MKMMKHVLMINALTMMVGIAALAADTCNDIIHTCGDVEIPYPFAIYNNNPDCFSHRQLLKLYCNKSKIYAGKNLQVLNINISKSQIEWLLDVSKYCGKDNVNNYENTLTTASYTISSKDNKFITVGNNSYGYLNSFSDDGGKYSTGCLTRSFGDPRDIDNGTCSGIGCCQVDIPPRMTNISVQAYNFNKSSESCSYSFVVKNDSYTFSSTHLSKGLPQREFPAVFDWTIGDENCSSAKNNGVNYGCKSNSHCDDKDTYFGYRCKCNPGYEGNPYNPIGCTDIDECEIGPHECKTKENCRNTDGNHTCFCPKGSSGDGTLKGGCQQNLNTIVLPIVLGAGAVFTVLFAGIIFYLLNQKRKLNKLKEKFYKQNGGSILEQKLTQRQDSSQIAHIFKENELRKATNNYDESLIVGRGGFGTVFKGELEDNRIVAIKKSKTIDESQVEQFINEVDVVSRINHRNVVKLLGCCLETEVPLLVYEFVSNGTLSEFIRTEIGKVNNVSWKTRLKIAAEVAGALSYLHSAASVPIIHRDVKSDNILLDETNTAKVSDFGASRLVPLDQIEVATMVQGTIGYLDPEYMQTSQLTEKSDVYSFGVVLVELLTGEKPFCAGRPEERRSFSMYFLSCLKKDSLHEVIHDGMWNEENKQEIKEVSVLAAKCLRLRGEERPSMKEVAMELEGLRLMNKHSWINEDINVEESRYLLHESSSRIDELGDSSKQGDYGYDSLKDHVLIALDDGR